The nucleotide sequence AAAGGAAATTCTGACTTTCGGCCCGGTTAGTATATTGCCTGAATACCAAAGAATGGGATATGGAAAAATACTAATGGAACATTCGTTTGAAAGAGCGTTTGAGCTTGGATACGATGTTATTGTAATATTCGGAAATCCGGGCAATTATGTATCCCGTGGATTTAAAAGCTGTAAAAAATATAACGTCTGCCTTGAAGACGGGACATTTCCATCGGCAATGCTGGTGAAAGAATTGAAGCCCGGTGCTTTGGACGGAAGAAAATGGATTTATCATGACAGCGAAGTTATGCAGCTTGATGAGAAGGAAGCTCAGCTCTTTGACGACGGACTGGAAAAAATGGAGAAGAAGTATCAGCCAAGCCAGGAAGAATTTTATATTCACAGCCGTTCTTTTATAAAGTAGCCTTTTTATAGAAGTTAAGAAAAGCAATAATTTAACTGAATTTATTTATATTAAAAAATAGGTCACTTCATATTTTAGAATTAAATTAGTAATGCTTTTAATATTTACTTTTTATATAAACCTATGATTATTTATTAAAACTTTACACGTTTTGCTATATAACTGATTTAATAGTAATAAATGTAGTCAGCAATAATATTTTTACTGTTTAAAATGGTCTGTAACTTATTCAGTTATTATATTATAGGATGTGTTTCATATTTAAAGAATACAATACAAACAATTCAGCTCAAAGAGACAGAATATATTGTTCATATAAGCATGAGCAATGACATGAAATATCTGTTTAATATATCTCCATAAAGATATGTAATATGTTGATAGTGTTGTGCATTTGACATAAAAAGCATGATTAAAATATGATGTCGGTTTTATTATATAGATAATATCAGGTTATAAAAAATAAGGATGTATAGCTGCAAGGGACATATATTGTACAATTGGGAGAATAAATCATATGCCGGAATTAATAAAAGATAAGTATTATAATTACAATTCGTTAAGCGAATTAGCTTTTCGTTTAAAAGACGTATATCCCTCGTTTCAGGCTGATAAATTTGTCAGCGATGTCATGGACGACGATTGGGACGCGTTAGAGCTTAAGGCCCGTGTGCGCCGAATTTCTATCAATTTGGGGAAATATCTGCCGTCGGAATACGAACAAGCAATCGGCGTTATTGATAATGTTGTTGCAAGTTATCCTGACGGGTATAACGACTATTCTTTAGTATACTTCCCGGACTTTGTTGAAGTCTATGGGCAGGATGAGCGCCATTGGGATTTGTCAATATCCGCGTTAGAGAGATATACCATATGCTCAACTTCCGAATTCGCAGTTAGGCCGTTTATTATAAATAACGAAGAACGTATGATGCGGCAAATGGCTCTTTGGGCAAAACATAACAATGAGCACGTACGAAGGCTTGCCAGCGAAGGGTGCCGGCCTCAGCTTCCATGGGGACAAGCACTGACCAGTTTTAAAAATGACCCGTCTCCGGTTATTGGTATTTTGGAACAGCTGAAAGCCGACCCGTCGCTGTACGTCCGCAAAAGTGTGGCCAACAACCTGAATGATATATCCAAAACACATCCTGATTTGGTTGTAAAAATCACACGGGATTGGTATGGCAAGAATGAATATACTGATTGGATTGTTAAGCATGGTTGCAGAACTCTGCTTAAAAAGGGGAACAAGGATGTGCTGAGCGTTTTCGGGTTTGCGGATACCGATTGTATAATTGTCGACGGTTTTGAACTGGGTGCTCAATCTGTTTCGATTGGGGAAAATATGACCTTTTATTTTAGAATCAAAGCGAAAAGCGCGGTTAGGGTGAGGCTGGAGTATTGTATTCACTATATAAAGGCAAACGGCAGGAGAAACCGCAAGATATTCCAAATATCCGAGACGTCATTAGAGAAGAATCAAGAAAAGAAATATAAAAAGACCCATTCATTTGCAGATTTAAGCACAAGAAGACATAATCCGGGAATTCATTCAATTACGCTTATTGTTAATGGCGCTGAAGCCGGAACACTGGATTTTGACCTGTTGCCTGCTAAATAGCTGGCGTCTTTGGAGCTGGTGCGGCGGCTTAAAATTATATTTTAAATGTTTATTTTAGATAATTTTATAAACAAAAAATAGAAGCGGCATATCACCTTGAATGGTATACCTCTTCTATTTTTTTGTTATTGATTAAATTCCCCAGCTCATAATCCAGAGCGCTATATTAAAGAAGATAATAACAGAGCATGTGTCTACAATTGTAGTAATAAGAGGCGACGCCATAAGAGCAGGGTCAAGCTTGCACAGCTTGGCGAGTATGGGGAGCACTCCTCCAAGCATCTTAGCTATTACTACCGTTGCTATCAGACTTAATCCTGTGACTGCCGAAAGGAACAGCGGGTCCTGACCACTGTACATAATATATATTCTAAGAGTGTTGACTGCTGCAAGAATAAGCCCGACAACTACTGCTATTCTTATTTCTTTAAACATTATTTTCATAATATCTTTTGGGGTTATTTCGTCAAGCGCCAAACCGCGTATTATCATTGTGGAGCTTTGCGCTCCGCAGTTTCCTCCGGTGTCCATAAGCATTGGTATGAATGCGACAAGTATCGGAAGCGCTGTAAAAGCCGCCTCATAATTTTCAATTATGCTTCCGGTTATTGTGGCCGAGAGCATTAGGAGAAGCAGCCAAACTATTCTGTTTTTGGCGTGTCTCCAAACAGGCGTCTTAAGATATGTTTCCTCAATCGGCTGCAAGGCACCCATCTTTTGAATATCCTCAGTGTTCTCTTCCTGGATAACGTCGATAGCGTCATCGAATGTTACAATACCAACCAGCCGGTTTTCTTTATCAACAACCGGCAGAGACATAAAATCGTACTTGTCGAACATGTTGGCAACTTCTTCTTTATCGTCAAGAGTTTCAACACTGATTATATTTTTTTCCATGATAGTGTTGATAACCGTATTATATGGTGACAGCAAAAGCTCTTTAACCGTGACCAAACCAATAAGTTTGCGGTCGGTGTCAGTAACGTAGCATGTGTAAATCGTCTCTTTGTCTACTCCTGTGCGGCGTATTCTGTCAAATGCTTCAGAAACGGTCATGTCTTTTTTCAGGCTGACATATTCTGTGGTCATTATACTGCCGGCGCTGTCTTTTGGATACCGGAGTATCTCATTAATGCTGTTACGCATTTCAGAGTCCGTATGTCTGAGTATACGCTTTACCACGTTTGCCGGCATTTCTTCAATGATGTCAACAGCGTCGTCGACAAAAAGTTCTTCAACGACGTCGTGAAGTTCCCGCTCACTGAATGCGTTTATCAGAAGCTCCTGCTCGTCGCTGTCCATTTCAACAAAGGTTTCAGCTGCCAGCTCCTTTGGGAGTATTCTAAATAATATAGGGAGGCGCTGTTCATCAATCTCGCCGAGCAGTTCGGCAATATCGGCAGGCTCCATAGCAGTAAACAAGACTCGTATTCGTCCAAATTCCCTGCTGTCTAAAAGCTCGTTCACATTGTTTCTCATTTCGTCCAAATTAATCTGTTCTGCCATATGAAGCACCTCTCTTTCCGGGTCTCAAAATCTATCATTCCTGTCTGTCATTTTGCAAAAAACAATTATAACATAACTCGCCGGTCAGTTCAAGGTAAAATCAACCAAAGATTTACGCAGAAATATGACTTATTATTAATCTGAGTCTTTTTTTAAATTATTATACAGTTTTGTGATAACAGAGGCGTATAGCCGTTTAAAAAAGCCATTGTGACTGTCATGCGCTGAGTTATACGGCTGAAGAGATACAATGCTCTGCCGATTAATTTTTTCAGAGATAGCTTCCCGGAGTAAAACCTCCTGACAGTTAATTTTGCTCTGAACATTAGGTTTCAAATCATAAGTCCCGTCGCTTTGCAGAACACGGGCTTTGACCGTGTCGCTGAGACATATGCGGATATAGTGGTTTATTGCGTCTTTTATATCTTGTGAATATATGGGGCAGCCAACCTCAACTCGGTTATCCATATTTCTTGTCATTATATCCGCTGACGCAATAAACAATTTCTGTTCCTCACCTTTTCCAAAGCTGTATATGCGTGAGTGTTCAAGGAATCTCCCGACAATACTATAAACTTTAATGTTTTCGGTAAGCCCCGGAATCCCAGGCAGTATACAGCAGATTCCGCGCACCAGCATAGTGATATCTACCCCGGCCTTACTCGCCTCCTGAAGTTTGCAGATTATTTCCTTATCTGTCACAGAGTTGACCTTTATAAATATCTGACCGTTTTTTCCCTTTTTCATCTCATTGTCTATATAGCTAATTATACGGTCTTTCATTGCGTTGGGAGCAACCCACAAATGCTTATATTCGCCGTCAAGATTAGAAATGGATATATTATTAAAAAAGTTTACAGCGTCTTCGCCAATTTCATGGTTTTCGGTTATAAATGAAAAATCGGTATACAGTTTGGCTGTTTTTTCGTTGTAGTTTCCGGTTCCTATCTGTGTGATATATTTCATTTCTCCGTTTACATTTTTGGTTATAAGGCAAACTTTTGAATGAATTTTATAGTCGTCTAATCCATAGATGATATTACAACCGGCCTGTTCCAGCCGTTCTGACCAATCAATATTGTTTTGCTCGTCAAATCTGGCGCGAAGCTCAATAATGACTAAGACTTCTTTGCCGTTTTCCGCGGCGGTACATAAATGTTCTATAAGTTTGGCGTTTTTAGCCAAACGGTATATGGTTATTTTTATAGACACAACCTGAGGGTCAGCCGCCGACCTTTTAATCAAATCAACAAACGGGTCCATGCTCTCGTATGGGTATGACAGAATAATGTCGTCGTTGCGTTTTCCGCTCATAATATTCGTATGGGTTATCTGCGGTTCAAAATCAGGATAGCATAAGCTGTCGTTCTGATCCTGATTAAACTTGCTCTGAAGCCCAAAAACATAGCCGAGAGACAACGGGGATTTTGTGGCGAATATTTGGTTGTCAGTAACGCTGAGTTTTGTACACAGAAGATTTTTTGTGTATTCATCAAACTCATTCAGCGATTCCAGCCGAACTACTGCCAGACGTTTTCTTTTTTTCAGAAGCTTTTTCATCTTGCTTCTAAAATCCTCATTTATTTCATAAGCCTCATCGTTTGGATTTATATCCGCGTTTCTGGTGGCGCAGAATATATTTTTATCACTCACGGTATACCGCTCAAAAATATTTTCAAAGTACATAAATATAATGTCTTCTATATGTATGTACCTGATTTTTTTGCCCGGCATATAGAGTATGGGCGGAAGCGCAGGCGGAATTGTCACAATTCCCAGCGAAACTGATTTTTTTCTCTGAACTTTTCCGACTACGCATATTTGTTTTGAGGCAATAAAAGGAAACGGGTGGTGTTCATCAACCAACTGGGGGGAAAGTATTGGCTGAACATAATTTGTAAAGTATTCTTTTACAAATTTCAGTTCGTCAGCCGTCAGCGCTTCAGGGGTGAGATGAACAATACCATAGTTTTTAAGATTTTGAGAAACAGAGGAATAAATAGCGTCCTTTTCTAAATATAACGGCCGAACGGCGGAGTATATTTTTGTCAGCTGTTCAGTCGGCGTCATACCGGTTTTGTTGTCGGTTGCCTTTTTGTCGGCAATAGAAAGGTCGAACAGACTTCCCACCCTTACCATAAAAAACTCGTCGAGATTACTGACAAAGATAGAAACAAATTTTAACTTCTCATACAGCGGAACCTCAGCGCTGACAGCTTCATGCAGGACTCGCTCATTAAACCTAAGCCAAGATATTTCTCGGTTTTGCATAAATTTATATTCCGGTTTAGAAGAGTTTTGACTCATAAATTATCACCCCAGCCTATTAAAAATAGTTTGTCGTTTAAACGGATTATTATGTATATATTATACAGCGAAAAAGGTCAGATTGTAAAGTAAAATGTATGTAAAATATTACTAAAAAAGTACTGATTAAAAAATAAAGGCTCCGGCGAAAAAAACGCCGGAACCGCAAGGCATGTATTTGCTTAATTAGCAGCCGCATCCACAGCCGTTGTCGCAGCCGCAGCCGCTGTTGTCATTGCCGCAGCAGCAGCAAATTAAGATAATAAGAATAATTATCCAAAGACATCCGCCGCCTCCGCCAAATCCGTTACCGAAGCATCCCATCTGTGTGCACCTCCTTCTGTCCTCGCTGTCAGTGGGTGGTGTGCAATATGCTTTCCGCCGTGAAATAAAAGCATACTGCACACCGCCCCACATGACAGTCAAAATTAAAATCAGTTATATAAGTACATTAATGTTCTGTGGTAAGAAACAAAGCCGGGAATTTATTAGCAGCATCCGCAGCCATTGTTGTCGTTTCCGCAGCAGCAGCAAATTATGATTATCAATATGATAATCCAAAGACATCCGCCGTTTCCTCCAAAGCATCCATTCATTTAATAAGCACCTCCTAAAGTGTTTTCACTGTATACTATGACAAAATTAAGAATTGGTGAAAAGTTTTTAAAAAAGATTTACATAATTTCAATATTATGATATTATTTCATGTAGTGAAAAGGATTTTTGCATATATGCTCTTACAGAGCCGAACATTATGCGATGGCGTAAAATATGAAAGCGGAGGGATCAGTTAATGAAAACCGATATTGAAATCGCTCAGGAGTCCGTTATGCAGCCTATTGCTGAGATTGCTGAAAAACTTGGCATGTCTGCAGATGATATTGAGCTTTATGGAAAGTATAAAGCGAAACTCAGCGAGGATTATATTGAAAGTTTAGAGGACAAGCCTGAAGGAAAACTTGTTTTGGTGACAGCTATAAACCCTACGCCGGCAGGCGAAGGTAAAACGACTGTTACGGTGGGGCTGGGAGAAGCAATGCCCAAGATTGGTGAAAACGCTGTCATTGCTCTCCGTGAACCGTCGATGGGTCCGGTTATGGGGATTAAGGGCGGCGCAGCCGGGGGCGGCTATGCCCAGGTTGTTCCTATGGAAGATATAAACCTGCATTTTACCGGGGATATGCATGCAATAACAGCCGCAAATAATTTGCTGTCGGCCGCAATAGATAATCATATCCACCAGGGAAATAAGCTGATGATAGACCTGAGACAGATAACCTGGAAACGCTGTCTTGATATGAATGACAGGGCTTTGAGGGAAGTTATTATAGGGCTTGGCGGAAAAATCAACGGATTTCCGCGTCAGGATGGTTTTAATATTACTGTTGCAAGTGAAATAATGGCGATATTATGCCTTGCTAAAAATATTGATGATTTAAGAGAAAGAATTGGAAGAATTGTTATAGGCTATAATTTGTCAGGCGAGCCGGTAACTGCAAAACAATTGGAGGTAGAAGGCGCGATGACTCTTCTGCTCCATGACGCTATAAAGCCGAACCTGGTGCAAACCCTTGAAAATACCCCATGTCTAATGCATGGAGGTCCGTTTGCCAATATAGCGCACGGATGCAATTCTATCAGAGCAACCAGAGCGGGACTTAAACTGGCGGATTACTGTATAACTGAAGCCGGATTCGGAAGCGATTTGGGCGCTGAGAAGTTTTTTGACATTAAATGTCGTTTTGCCGGATTGAATCCTGACTGTGTGGTGCTTGTGGCAACTGTTAAGGCACTTAAATACAACAGCGGTCAGATAAAGGGAGAAGCGCTGAAGTATGAGAATTTGGAAGCCTTGAGCTTAGGTATAAACAACCTTGGCAAGCACATAGAAAATATGCGGAAGTATGGGGTTCCTGTAGTGGTTGCTATTAACAGATTTGATACTGATACTGACGCGGAGCTTGATTTTATAGAAAATTACTGCGCTGAGAAAAATGTGAAGTGTTCAATGTGTGAAGTGTTTGCAAAAGGCGGAGACGGAGGAGTGGATCTCGCAAAGAAAGTCGTTGAGACTATAAAGTCTGAGCCTTCTGAGTTTAAGCCGATTTATAACGTTAATCTGCCGATAAAGGAAAAGATTGAGACAATAGCACGGGAGATATACGGAGCGGATGGAGTAACTTATACCGCCACCGCTAACAGGCAGATATTGAATCTGACAAATTTGGGGTTTGATAAAATGCCGGTGTGTATGGCGAAGACTCAGTATTCGCTGTCTGATGACCCGTCACTTTTGGGGCGTCCTTCCGGGTTTGATATAACAATCAGAGAAGTAAACGTATCGAGCGGAGCCGGATTTATAGTTGCGCTGACCGGAGCGGTAATGACCATGCCGGGGCTGCCGAAAGTTCCGGCTGCAAATAATATGGATATTGACAGAAACGGAACAATTGTAGGATTGTTTTAAGCAATAATATATAGGAGTTGAAATCAGTTGTTTACATCAAAGGATATATATGACGTTATCGTTGTGGGCGGAGGCCACGCTGGGATTGAGGCCGGGTTTGCCTCGGCGCGTCTCGGAATGAAAACATGTATTTTCTCCATAAGTCTAGACGCTGTTGCGAATCTGCCGTGTAACCCAAGTATTGGGGGGACGGCAAAGGGGCACCTTGTCAGGGAGATAGACGCCCTGGGCGGTGAGATGGGGAAAGTCGCTGACAAAACCTTTATCCAGTCCAGAATGCTGAATAAGGGTAAAGGTCCGGCGGTGCATTCTCTGAGGGCTCAGGTGGACAGACGGAATTATCAGATGGAGATGAAGCACCGCATTGAGCTTGAGCCAAATCTAGATTTGAGACAAGGTGAAATAGTTGAGGTAAAGACAGACGATAATAATAACGTGAAATCTGTTGTCACAAGAACCGGCGCAGAGTTTTTGTGCAAGGCCGCGATTGTATCAACCGGAACCTATTTAAAATCAAGAATAGTAATAGGCGAGTTTTCTCAGGAGAGCGGACCGGACGGAGTGTTTCCGGCAACCGAGCTTTCAAAAAATCTGCAGAATATCGGAGTTGAGCTAAGACGTTTTAAGACCGGTACGCCGCCTAGAATAAATAGGCGGAGCATAGATTTTGATGAGCTTGAAGAACAGATTGGCGATGATGTGATAATTCCCTTTTCATTTGAGACGAATGGAGAGGGATTGGTCAATAAAGTTTCTTGTTATATTACCTATACCAATAAAGAGACGCACAGGATAATAAATGATAATCTTCACAGATCACCGTTATACGGTGGCGGTGGAATCGTTGGAATAGGACCGAGGTACTGCCCGTCGATTGAGGATAAGGTGGTGAGGTTCAGTGACAAAAACAGACACCAATTATTTGTTGAGCCTATGGGGCTGGATACAGAGGAAATGTATTTGCAGGGATTTTCCAGCAGTATGCCGGAGGATGTGCAGATAGATATGCTTCATTCCCTGCCGGGCTTTCATAACGCTCAGGTCATGAGAAACGCATATGCTATAGAGTATGATTGTGCCGACCCGCTTCAGCTTTACCCAACGCTGGAGTTTAAAAAAATAGGCGGGCTTTATGGTGCAGGACAGTTTAACGGCACATCAGGGTATGAGGAAGCTGCTGCCCAGGGCTTGATTGCAGGAATAAATGCGGCTCTAAAAATTAAGGGAAACGAGCCTTTTGTTCTGGACCGCTCAGAGGCTTATATTGGAACGCTCATTGACGATTTGGTTACAAAGGGAACCAACGAGCCGTATAGAATGATGACCTCAAGGAGCGAATACCGTCTGCTTCTAAGACAGGATAATGCTGATTTGCGTTTAACTCCTTACGGTTATGAGCTGGGCTTGATTTCATCGGAGAGATACTCAAAGTTTTTGACCAAAAGGCGTATGATAGAAGAGGAGACGGCAAGGCTTCAAAATTTGATATTCCCGCCGTCAAAAGAGGTCTTAAATTATTTGGAATCTGTCGGAAGCACTCCGATTTCAACAGGGGCCCGTGCGGCGGAACTGCTTAAACGTCCTAATATAACGTATGAGGGCATGAAGGAGATAGACAGGGGCAGACCTGATATACCGGACGACGTTGCCGAACAGGTTGAAATAAGTATAAAATATGAGGGATATATAAACAGGCAGATTAAACAGGCAGAACAGTTTAGAAAACTTGAGTCTAAAAAGCTGCCGGAGGATATTGATTACAGCAAAATAGACGGTCTGAGAATAGAAGCCAGACAAAAGCTCGAGAAGATAAAACCGTCATCCTTAGGACAGGCTTCCAGAATATCGGGAGTAAATCCGGCAGATATTGCCGTTTTAATGGTTTATTTGAAAAAATAGTAAAATTGAAATAGAAAAATAATATAAAATTTATAAAATGTTTAAAATGCGGACATAGTATAAAAATATTTTTGTTTTATAATGTGTAAAGTAATTTGTTTTAAAATATAGAATAAAAGGAGAATTGTTATGAAGAAGATATTATGTGCAGCTGTCGCTGCAGTTTTAGCGGTCGGAGCATTAACTGCCTGCGGAAATAAGCCGAGCGAGCCGTCGGGTGCTGACGCCGGTAAAAATTCACAGCAGAATGTGACTACCGCAGAACCGGCTTCGTCACCGTTTGTGCCGGAGGAGGTTCCAAGCCAGTTTAAGGCGAACGGCAGTAATATTACCGAAAAGGAAGGCGGAGGCGTTTCTGTGTCTGTTGCTCCGAGAGAAGGAGACGAGAGATATAATTTTGAAAATGATGATTTAGGATTTGTTGACACTGAGAGCGGAGCTTTACTGAAAATCGGCATGTCATCCGAGGATGTGGAAAAACTTATAGGCGCTCCAAGAACAGTTGACCGTGACGGTTTTAGAATATACAGCGGAATCGTTATAAAATATGATGATAACGGAAACGCTTCACAAATGATTGTTGCAGCCGGCAATATGGAAGGCGATGATAATCCAAATAGATTTGTTTCACCAAGAGGGGTTAAGCTTTCAACAACACTTGATGAGTTTAAATCAGTATATGGTGATGAGTACAACGAACCAAGCCAAGCAGCGGAAGGCGATGAATCTATAAAATCGTCTGCTATGATGGCTGTTAGATATTATGCAAAGAACGGTGATACTTTTAACTATTTGGGCGGAAGCTATACTAAAGAAAATAAGCCTGAAAACGACGCTGACTTGATAATGCAGACTTTCTTATTCTCAACTGAGACAAAAACAGTCAGCGTTATGTCGGTAGGAAACGGAACAGCAAACTAAAAAACAGCCGGCTTGTTATTTGTTTCAAGCCGGCCTGTTTTTTTGGCCGAATTTTTTGA is from Monoglobus pectinilyticus and encodes:
- a CDS encoding GNAT family N-acetyltransferase, yielding MVKVRNETEKDYKIVEEITRKAFYNLYVPGCAEHYLVHIMRPHKDFLPELDFVIELDGQVIGNIMYTKAELVDENGEKKEILTFGPVSILPEYQRMGYGKILMEHSFERAFELGYDVIVIFGNPGNYVSRGFKSCKKYNVCLEDGTFPSAMLVKELKPGALDGRKWIYHDSEVMQLDEKEAQLFDDGLEKMEKKYQPSQEEFYIHSRSFIK
- a CDS encoding DNA alkylation repair protein, with amino-acid sequence MPELIKDKYYNYNSLSELAFRLKDVYPSFQADKFVSDVMDDDWDALELKARVRRISINLGKYLPSEYEQAIGVIDNVVASYPDGYNDYSLVYFPDFVEVYGQDERHWDLSISALERYTICSTSEFAVRPFIINNEERMMRQMALWAKHNNEHVRRLASEGCRPQLPWGQALTSFKNDPSPVIGILEQLKADPSLYVRKSVANNLNDISKTHPDLVVKITRDWYGKNEYTDWIVKHGCRTLLKKGNKDVLSVFGFADTDCIIVDGFELGAQSVSIGENMTFYFRIKAKSAVRVRLEYCIHYIKANGRRNRKIFQISETSLEKNQEKKYKKTHSFADLSTRRHNPGIHSITLIVNGAEAGTLDFDLLPAK
- the mgtE gene encoding magnesium transporter, whose product is MAEQINLDEMRNNVNELLDSREFGRIRVLFTAMEPADIAELLGEIDEQRLPILFRILPKELAAETFVEMDSDEQELLINAFSERELHDVVEELFVDDAVDIIEEMPANVVKRILRHTDSEMRNSINEILRYPKDSAGSIMTTEYVSLKKDMTVSEAFDRIRRTGVDKETIYTCYVTDTDRKLIGLVTVKELLLSPYNTVINTIMEKNIISVETLDDKEEVANMFDKYDFMSLPVVDKENRLVGIVTFDDAIDVIQEENTEDIQKMGALQPIEETYLKTPVWRHAKNRIVWLLLLMLSATITGSIIENYEAAFTALPILVAFIPMLMDTGGNCGAQSSTMIIRGLALDEITPKDIMKIMFKEIRIAVVVGLILAAVNTLRIYIMYSGQDPLFLSAVTGLSLIATVVIAKMLGGVLPILAKLCKLDPALMASPLITTIVDTCSVIIFFNIALWIMSWGI
- the ppk1 gene encoding polyphosphate kinase 1, whose product is MSQNSSKPEYKFMQNREISWLRFNERVLHEAVSAEVPLYEKLKFVSIFVSNLDEFFMVRVGSLFDLSIADKKATDNKTGMTPTEQLTKIYSAVRPLYLEKDAIYSSVSQNLKNYGIVHLTPEALTADELKFVKEYFTNYVQPILSPQLVDEHHPFPFIASKQICVVGKVQRKKSVSLGIVTIPPALPPILYMPGKKIRYIHIEDIIFMYFENIFERYTVSDKNIFCATRNADINPNDEAYEINEDFRSKMKKLLKKRKRLAVVRLESLNEFDEYTKNLLCTKLSVTDNQIFATKSPLSLGYVFGLQSKFNQDQNDSLCYPDFEPQITHTNIMSGKRNDDIILSYPYESMDPFVDLIKRSAADPQVVSIKITIYRLAKNAKLIEHLCTAAENGKEVLVIIELRARFDEQNNIDWSERLEQAGCNIIYGLDDYKIHSKVCLITKNVNGEMKYITQIGTGNYNEKTAKLYTDFSFITENHEIGEDAVNFFNNISISNLDGEYKHLWVAPNAMKDRIISYIDNEMKKGKNGQIFIKVNSVTDKEIICKLQEASKAGVDITMLVRGICCILPGIPGLTENIKVYSIVGRFLEHSRIYSFGKGEEQKLFIASADIMTRNMDNRVEVGCPIYSQDIKDAINHYIRICLSDTVKARVLQSDGTYDLKPNVQSKINCQEVLLREAISEKINRQSIVSLQPYNSAHDSHNGFFKRLYASVITKLYNNLKKDSD
- a CDS encoding formate--tetrahydrofolate ligase, translated to MKTDIEIAQESVMQPIAEIAEKLGMSADDIELYGKYKAKLSEDYIESLEDKPEGKLVLVTAINPTPAGEGKTTVTVGLGEAMPKIGENAVIALREPSMGPVMGIKGGAAGGGYAQVVPMEDINLHFTGDMHAITAANNLLSAAIDNHIHQGNKLMIDLRQITWKRCLDMNDRALREVIIGLGGKINGFPRQDGFNITVASEIMAILCLAKNIDDLRERIGRIVIGYNLSGEPVTAKQLEVEGAMTLLLHDAIKPNLVQTLENTPCLMHGGPFANIAHGCNSIRATRAGLKLADYCITEAGFGSDLGAEKFFDIKCRFAGLNPDCVVLVATVKALKYNSGQIKGEALKYENLEALSLGINNLGKHIENMRKYGVPVVVAINRFDTDTDAELDFIENYCAEKNVKCSMCEVFAKGGDGGVDLAKKVVETIKSEPSEFKPIYNVNLPIKEKIETIAREIYGADGVTYTATANRQILNLTNLGFDKMPVCMAKTQYSLSDDPSLLGRPSGFDITIREVNVSSGAGFIVALTGAVMTMPGLPKVPAANNMDIDRNGTIVGLF
- the mnmG gene encoding tRNA uridine-5-carboxymethylaminomethyl(34) synthesis enzyme MnmG — translated: MFTSKDIYDVIVVGGGHAGIEAGFASARLGMKTCIFSISLDAVANLPCNPSIGGTAKGHLVREIDALGGEMGKVADKTFIQSRMLNKGKGPAVHSLRAQVDRRNYQMEMKHRIELEPNLDLRQGEIVEVKTDDNNNVKSVVTRTGAEFLCKAAIVSTGTYLKSRIVIGEFSQESGPDGVFPATELSKNLQNIGVELRRFKTGTPPRINRRSIDFDELEEQIGDDVIIPFSFETNGEGLVNKVSCYITYTNKETHRIINDNLHRSPLYGGGGIVGIGPRYCPSIEDKVVRFSDKNRHQLFVEPMGLDTEEMYLQGFSSSMPEDVQIDMLHSLPGFHNAQVMRNAYAIEYDCADPLQLYPTLEFKKIGGLYGAGQFNGTSGYEEAAAQGLIAGINAALKIKGNEPFVLDRSEAYIGTLIDDLVTKGTNEPYRMMTSRSEYRLLLRQDNADLRLTPYGYELGLISSERYSKFLTKRRMIEEETARLQNLIFPPSKEVLNYLESVGSTPISTGARAAELLKRPNITYEGMKEIDRGRPDIPDDVAEQVEISIKYEGYINRQIKQAEQFRKLESKKLPEDIDYSKIDGLRIEARQKLEKIKPSSLGQASRISGVNPADIAVLMVYLKK